The Salvia miltiorrhiza cultivar Shanhuang (shh) chromosome 2, IMPLAD_Smil_shh, whole genome shotgun sequence DNA window ACCATAAGATAAAACGTTTATGCACTTGATCAAGAGGTCTTCAAAAAATTCATACAATGACGACGGTAAAGACAAAAGGCCAAGTGTCAAAAACTATATATTCCAATTCAATTTTATTAACGAAACAATCAAAATAAACTAGTAAATCttttgaggaaaaaaaaaataataactacATCCTTCACTCGAAAATAAATTAGAAACTTGAGATTAACCTACTCCAcggaaaattattatataaccTCAGCAGAACTGAATACACAATATAATTCGAAATCAAATAAATTGGTAGTTGCTTATCATAGACATCTTCCTCCATATCCTGCGTTTCTAAACAGTGCCTGCTTTATGTCTTCTGCATCCAACACTGCCCTCTGCTTCAGATCCTGCCAATCACATTGATTTACATAATccacaaattttaaaaagaaaaaactataTTCCTATTCTTACATAAATAGCATGAATCTTTTCGTAATGAAAAAAATGTCAATTTTGATGTCGCTCATGCTATTTTGTTTGAAAATAAGTGCAATAAATCTAGTCGGTCAATTTCTGGCACACAGCATGATAAGTAGTTTGAGTTAGTTGTCGTGACTTGGTTTGGGATAACATGGTATGGACCGACCTCCTCAAAATACATCTCATGTATTCATACACCACATCACATGTATATGTCTAAATCCTACCTCAGAGCACGAAGCTTGCATTGCGAAATCGTTGAAGCAGCTAATAACACAGTGCTGAATATCGATGCCCAATGCCTCTAGAGTTGTCACTGTTGATAGCAACAACCCTGGCTTTCCACCGCAACATATCCCTATTCTTGTCTCTGACTCCCTCCTCTCCACTTCAAACTGAAACCACACTAATTTTATCATTCCATTAATTTATTCACAAgattaattttactattatgtAATTGTACCTTTGGTGAATTTCTGATCAACATTTCTTCAGGCTTGGCGTTCTTGAATAAGCTCAACAACTCCAATTCATTTCCCCCCAAATTCATTTCTTCTTGCAAATTATTTATGCTCTGAAGCAGCTCTTTCACGTAATCTATGGTGTCACCGAGTATTGATGTTCTGTCCATCTGCAAATCATTTCAACTATTTTGGTAAATAGTAGTAATACTTTAATTGTGCTGTCAAAATACCACATCATATACCAacaaaaattgaacaactttATTCTTACTATCCTTGtttattacatttaaaattGGATCAAGTAAGAAATTTgctaataataaggataaaatggAAAATGTGACAAATCTTTTTTAACATTCATTTCCAAAATAGGtcatttaattcatgaattaatgGAGTATCTTGAGAAGGATTCCTTTATGGAAGATTGGGTTATAAGAAATAAAACAACTCCAACTGTGTGCGTGGCTCGATCTAGTGGTAGTGTATATGGTtaatgatttatttaaaaagtttcagataatttatatataaaattaaataaaatatttatgagTAATGAAGAAATAGTTGGAGTGAAACAATGTACCTTGCTTATCTTGGGAACGACTGATCTAAGCATGGAGAGGCGGTCGTTGAGGCGCttccggcggcggcgctccgcCATGAGGTTCTTGGAGGGCTGGCCGTTGAGCTTCTTCATCTTGCTCTTCCTCTCACTTTGATGGCTAAAACCCATGTCGAAAGCGGGCAGGCCGGGTTCGGCCTTGAGCGGGGCCCCGATATCCAAATCGCGGAACCCGTTTCCGAAAACGGCGGCGTCTTCGTCGTGAAGAATGGAGAAGGCGTTGCAGTAGTAGTCTTGTGGTTGCGGGGCGACAGTACTGTAAGGGAGTGTTTGGGAGTTGATTCTGGTGTTTGATGAATCTGAGGGAGGCGAGAGGCCGTCGCCAAACGGGGCGCTGTAGTGTAGGGTTTGGTCCATGGGGAGATAGAAATCTTGGAAGCAAGTGCTTGTTGGGATGGAAACATCTTCCAGAATGTTCCAACTTGTGTTGAATTCTTGATTGTGTGTGTTGTACTGCTCCATCTCTCTTAGGCCTAGTAACTCTTCCAACAAACCTTGGTGTTCCTTTGAGTACagctccatctctctctctctctctctctctctctctctctcagacaaTGGCACAAACACAAAGACACACAGTGATGTGTTGGTTTGTATTAAGATATGACATTGCTTTGCATCTAATTGATGAAATATATAGGAAGATGGGGGAGGCCTGGGGTATGGGTGGTTGCCGGTCTGCTCAGCTTTGAAGTTGATGATTACTTTTGAGTATTAgtgtaaaaataaatagattGAAACTTTGTGACATTGAGTTAGTTTTGTTTGACTGGCAAACAAATTCTAgtaatatgaataaaaatattcaagtATGTATTTTGTTAATACTTAATAgttttgaagagagagagggaggggaaggagatttgttttttattaattttggcgTGTGTAATTCTAATGTCCATATTAGTTATCTGCGGCGAAACTATGTGTCATCTTTTCAAGATAAATTCTACGTTCAATTGGATTTGGGATGAACCCATCATTTCTggaatataaatttatgaatagttttattaattaaatagagtGGGAACGTGGGTTTAGGCTAACTCTGTGAAGGTGATATAATGTCTTTATCATGGAAATATGGAGTATCAAACAGAGTTGATATTTAAATAGGAAAGCTCACAACTTTGACCCACATTTCTGTCTCAACCGAAAAGGATGGACTTGGCATCATAGACCTGtcagggtttttttttttttttcaaggggtattttctaaatattaaattaattgtgtttttttttttttttttttttttttttttttgagtggatattaaattaattgtgtTAGCTTTATACTTCTTTGTACTTTCCAATCTGCATGTGCAAAAGCTTAATAATGCAACTTCAACGTCACGTACCATACACGTAAAATCCTAGGCTTCATCAACGAATATTCAGccgaataataataataataataaaattttaaatacataaataaatagttaaataccatagtataatttgTGAATTTTGATCTTTTTCGAACTCATCgtattttaaaatgtttcaatagtattttcatatttaaatttatagcAAGTGCAACGCCCCCAAAGTTTTCAATTTTGAAGCgtcatattttcaattttaagatAACTTGGTTTTAGTGCCGTACATGTAGCTAATTTCATCAAGAAAATTAGAGATGCTGCGTTAATTTCTACAAACCAATATGTTTATTAATTACTGAAACTCTTTAAAAGTAACGTTGAATTGCAAATTAAATCGATCAAATATTGTGATGCATTTGGCAATTATTCCGTATTAATTCCTATAATAAGTGATATAGGGAAGAGTTAATAGTCCTAGATAGAGTTTGATTGAGGATTCTTTTAAGACAATAATTTAGACTGATTTATAAATTAGGATAAAAAAATTTAGGCTAGCAAAAGTACGACAATAATTAATAATGTATTCGCGGGATAATTTTCgatcaattttaattaatgttctacttttacaagtccgaaaaatttagtttttaattcattttagtTTCGAGTAAGCCTGGAACTCTTAAAATGAACCGACAATTGTCGCGCGGGtacattattattaatttatgtccTACTTTTGCAAGCTTCGAAAATTTGTCATAGTTTCCAAATTAATCTAAGTTATTGTCTTAAAAACCCTTCTAATTCTATCGATACATTCACTTAGTAAAAGGAAATAATACACATAAAGATAAAAAACTAGAAACAGTACTAACTTCTTTCCATGTAAATGTATAATTTTATCCATAAtgattaaaacaaaaaataatcatttaaaaaaaaaccctcCCGAACCCGCGCCCCCTCCAACGGTCCCACCTGAACCCTAACCACACCCATCCTCCATTTCCTTTTCTGCAATGCCGTCGCCACCCGCTGCAGCTCAAGATTTGTCTGTCTacctatctctctctccctcccatCCATCTCTATTTATGTGCCGCCATCATTCCCCATTCTCATTCTGTATCGCTGCCACCATCGTTGTCGTAGTTGCTCCATCTCTGACGAGTGATTGCTTCCCATCTTTCTCTTACCTCTCTTTTTCTTCCTATCTACAAAGTCTCTAAATAAATTCCTAACTTCCCCCATTTTCAAAATCCATCATGCGTCGCCACAACACATTTTCTTCTGAGAATTGTGGCTGCGACGCTTTCACGCTATCTTTGTTTTGCCTATTTCTCTCTCCACGATGCTGCCGCTCATCACCACAGTCTGTTGCATGCCGCTGCACAACccctttctctccctctctcccccaACCCCCGCCTTCCCCTCATTTCTCGGCAGCCGCCACCCCCTCCATTGTGCGTCGTCGTTGTTTTCCACCACCATCGACATAGCCATGCTGACTCTGTCATCAATCTCCAATGCTCTCGCTCTCATCGCCAGtttctctctatctctttctctctctttgtcCCAAATACGAAATCTCAATCTCTTTCATTCTCTCTCGATTCTTAGCTTTCCGGTGAGAATCGCCGCCACTGCCACGTCATCATCACCATCGCTTCCGAATGATTATTACACTTTTGCAAAAGAATATGTAATTGTGTAAAAATACACTAtcacaattttcaaaatttcGCGTAAATCTTGTAACAATGTATTTTACACTATTACACATATTTTCGCAAAATTATGTACTGATAGTAAAAATGTGtaataattcaaaatacaatGTTACACAAATTTCGCAACTAAAAAATGTGTAACAATATACATACTGATaataaaagtgtgtaataattcataatattatctGTATGGTTCAGAATTTCTTTTTTAGTATATGATTTTGGTTAGAATATATATGGTGCTTCGTCTATGGAGAATTTGAATTTAGTGAAAGTGAcccgcattttcttgtagttcTTTTTGCACATTGATCTTGATGTCTATTTCAGGAACTTTATTGCAAGATATTTATTTTCTGCGCACTGCTATATCATTCATTCATAAAAGCTTGGAGTTAATTCGTATCTGTCATTTTTAAAGTATTATACAAAGATTACGCATAATTTGGTGCATTCGCACGGAATATCCactaattaaatcataattatGATTAACAATtcaaaactcaaaattaatAAACTCTAAGGGTGCGTTtaatttgatggataaatttatcatgagaaaaggagggataataaaaatttatgcctttaaatgtctcatttccttgaagtgaaaataaggaaaaaaaattgtgaacttctcttttgtataacatgtgaaaaaagaaaagaagcatttaaaagcataaatttttattatcacttcttttcttatgataaatttttccatcaaagtaaactcaTCCTAATTGGGGATTGAAGAATTGAAATCGAAAAGAATACACCATATGTTGGTCACACGATCTTTAAACTTTTTTTAATTCTTCCGACAGCCACGTATATATGTTTGGCTGGTCGTTAGTTACGTTGGGTTGGTTCGCCCATAACCACTCCCAACCACACAATTGCTTGTCTCACGCCCATCCATCGCCAAATGGTAGTCGATCGAGccataaccgttttcattcttGAGAATTATTTCTCAAAAAAATGTGGTTATGACTCGAATCCCGACTTATTAGTTGGaggagaaatatatatattatcaacaaAGCTGCACTAAGGTCTATGGCGCGAAGGAATCCGGTGTGGGTGCAATACAAGCTCATGAATGCTATACATATATGCTCAAAATGAAATGATATGGAAATGTATAGGAGATCGAGGCAACGGCTGCATGTTGAAATTCAACATGATTTCTGAATTAAGAGTGGGACCCTTTTCATTTTTGGCTTTGCTCTAGAATTCAACTGAGTTGGTGGGCATGCTTGTTTTTAGCTCAAAACTttttcatatactccctccgtccatgaaaaagagtcccatttgggactcggcacgggttttaagaaagttgttaaagtaggtataagtggagagagaagtaaatttataggggtagtgttaataaCAATTTTACTTGCTTAATCCTTTGTTAATGGGTAAAACAATCCAGCAAATTCCAAACAAATTAAGGCATTATTGAGCAATCAAATGCAACAAATTTAGgatattaattaagaaatcGATTGAGtaaacaaattcaacaaatggGTTAAGAAATCGATTCAGCAATTTcaacaaattcagcaaatggGTAAAGAATTCGATTGAGCAAATTCAACAAACTACAAACAAATTTTGGCATTCAACGAATCGAGTGAGAAAATTCAACAAATTTAGGGCATTCATGGGTAAAGAAATTCAATAAATTCCAACAACAAATCTAGAAAATTCCAAACCAAATTGAAGACATTCTTCTGCCACATCACTCCATCCACCGCTACCAAGCTCCTCACCAGTGCGAGAAGCGCCAGCTTCGCCTTGAAGCTACTCACGCAGGCAGAGCGGACGAAGGAGTTGGCGTTGCAGACGACGACGAGAGGTAGGGCGAGAGCGAGTTCCCGTGGTGCTCCGAGAGAATCGAGACCAGCCGGAGGCGGCGATTCGAGGGAGGCAGCGCCTTATGGTTTCAGGCTCAGAGGGGGGCGGCGATTTGGGGTTTTGGGCTAAGATGGAGGCAGAGATTTGAGGGAGACGGCGCTTagggtgaagaagaagaagcgagGCGGCGATATGGCAACAGATCCATCGGAGATCAGTGAGGTGCTTTCAGACgatgaagaagaaggagagAGACGCCGCACCACTCTAGAGAGATCTAGAAGAGTTGATGGGGGCGGTGAGCCGAGGCACAGCGGCGGCGACGACCTAGCTGCTGCCGGAGAGGAGAAGGGGAAGAGGGGCGTAGGTCGGGTCCGAGCCTCGCCGGAGGAGGAACCACGCCGGGGAagaggggaaggggaaggggaagaagGGTGTAGGTTTGGTGAGAGAGAAGAGGTGTGCGTGTATAAGAAATTAGAGTGAGAATTTTATGGTTAATTgtctttaattaagtttaagtgaggagagtttttaattattgaggTGGGTCCTCAATGGCAAATGAAGTAAATACATAAAGTTAtaaagggtataattgtataaaaagtgaaacaggactcttttttgtggacaaaaaaaagaggggaaatgggactctttttcgtggacggagggagtataattgtTGCCAAAATACATGCTAATTAAATAGAACATtcatatagggtgcggttatagtgagaaccacacttatcgtgagaacataagaaccattaaaatcaatgcatctactatataaattaatgcattcgttattaaatttaatgcatccgaaaataataatttttttgctcccttcaggattcgaacccaagatctgcattcatctaccaagatgatgcatccaccgtagatcttgatgatcgaatggtttaaaatggttctctgttctaattttatttagtggttcttatttgaacatctccccattcatatatatatatatatatatatatatatatatatgacgcTAATGTTCCCGTAGCACTTGCATTGGTTGATAAAACCATTCTATTTTTCCACAATTAATTGAATTAGGGAATATCACGGCGTCAGGC harbors:
- the LOC131010644 gene encoding transcription factor bHLH93-like — protein: MELYSKEHQGLLEELLGLREMEQYNTHNQEFNTSWNILEDVSIPTSTCFQDFYLPMDQTLHYSAPFGDGLSPPSDSSNTRINSQTLPYSTVAPQPQDYYCNAFSILHDEDAAVFGNGFRDLDIGAPLKAEPGLPAFDMGFSHQSERKSKMKKLNGQPSKNLMAERRRRKRLNDRLSMLRSVVPKISKMDRTSILGDTIDYVKELLQSINNLQEEMNLGGNELELLSLFKNAKPEEMLIRNSPKFEVERRESETRIGICCGGKPGLLLSTVTTLEALGIDIQHCVISCFNDFAMQASCSEDLKQRAVLDAEDIKQALFRNAGYGGRCL